A single Phoenix dactylifera cultivar Barhee BC4 chromosome 1, palm_55x_up_171113_PBpolish2nd_filt_p, whole genome shotgun sequence DNA region contains:
- the LOC103704424 gene encoding WAT1-related protein At5g64700 encodes MNNPKVYLVVFFIRAMYAGLHITSKAALNGGMSAYVFVLYRLVLATLFMAPFAFALERKAAPPLPFKLCFKIFLLSLFGVTATMIIYAVALDYTSATLSSAIMNSIPVVTFIVAVTFGQETIKLKRLSGMMKVSGVLLCLAGILEMAFYKGPHFKPLNHHHLLGHGNRETNHPPTNSTKTWVLGTFLMTISNTTWSLWMVLQEPLLKEYPSKLTFTTLQCLFSAFQSFFIALALERDFSRWKLGLDAGLVSVIYCGIIVTGVAFYLQSWVIEKRGPVFLAMSTPLTLIITIMGSYFLQGELVNLGSVLGGLLMVGGLYSVLWGQRREQIDHNTPTEVERKASLDVKENGITQV; translated from the exons ATGAACAATCCTAAGGTCTACTTGGTCGTCTTTTTCATTAGAGCGATGTATGCGGGCTTACATATTACCTCCAAGGCTGCTCTCAATGGAGGCATGAGCGCCTACGTGTTTGTGCTCTATAGACTAGTGCTTGCCACTCTATTCATGGCACCCTTTGCATTTGCACTTGAAAG GAAAGCTGCTCCACCTCTGCCATTTAAACTCTGCTTCAAAATATTCCTACTTTCTTTATTTGG GGTCACTGCCACCATGATCATATATGCTGTAGCTCTTGATTACACTTCGGCAACCTTGTCATCTGCAATCATGAATTCCATTCCAGTGGTAACCTTTATTGTGGCTGTAACATTTGG CCAGGAGACTATCAAGTTAAAGAGGCTCTCCGGGATGATGAAAGTTTCTGGGGTGCTGCTTTGCCTGGCTGGTATTTTGGAGATGGCCTTCTACAAAGGACCTCACTTCAAACCTTTGAATCATCATCACCTCCTTGGCCATGGAAACCGAGAAACCAATCATCCTCCCACCAATTCGACTAAAACTTGGGTATTGGGAACCTTTCTCATGACCATTTCCAACACAACATGGTCTCTGTGGATGGTGCTACAG GAACCTTTGTTGAAGGAGTACCCCTCCAAGCTTACATTCACCACTCTCCAGTGTCTGTTTAGCGCCTTTCAGTCATTCTTCATTGCTCTAGCATTGGAAAGAGATTTTTCTCGGTGGAAGTTGGGTTTGGACGCCGGCCTCGTCTCTGTCATCTATTGT GGAATCATTGTCACAGGAGTTGCATTTTACTTGCAGTCTTGGGTCATTGAGAAGAGAGGCCCCGTTTTCTTGGCCATGTCCACTCCACTAACTCTAATTATCACAATCATGGGCTCATATTTTCTCCAGGGAGAATTGGTTAATTTGGGAAG TGTTTTGGGTGGACTTCTTATGGTTGGAGGCCTTTATAGTGTTCTTTGGGGACAGAGAAGAGAACAAATAGATCACAATACACCAACTGAAGTTGAAAGAAAAGCTTCCTTGGACGTGAAAGAAAATGGCATAACACAAGTCTGA
- the LOC103704358 gene encoding tubby-like F-box protein 8, translating to MSFRSIIRDVRDSFGSLSRRSFEVRLSGFSGHHRGKSQGSVYELEDQPPVIQQSRWACLPPELLCDVIKRLEASESTWPSRKHVVSCAAVCRSWRGMCKEIVRSPEFSGKLTFPVSLKQPGPRDGTIQCFIKRDKSKLTYHLYLCLSPAVLVENGKFLLSAKRNRRTTCTEYIISMDADNISRSSNTYIGKLRSNFLGTKFIIYDTQPPYNGAALCPPPGRTSRRFYSKKVSPKVPSGSYNIAQVTYELNVLGTRGPRRMHCIMYSIPASALEPGGTVPGQPDHLLPRSLDDSFRSMSFSKSSIMDRSMDFNSSRFSDITGGIQEGDEEEENKEVRPLVLRNKPPRWHEQLQCWCLNFRGRVTVASVKNFQLIAATQPAAGAPTSSQPAPSEHDKIILQFGKVAKDMFTMDYRYPLSAFQAFAICLSSFDTKLACE from the exons ATGTCGTTCCGCAGTATAATTCGTGATGTAAGAGATAGTTTTGGGAGTTTGTCAAGACGTAGTTTTGAGGTGAGGCTTTCAGGCTTTTCAGGTCATCACAGGGGAAAGTCGCAGGGTTCTGTGTATGAGCTAGAAGACCAGCCTCCAGTGATCCAGCAGAGTCGCTGGGCTTGCCTTCCTCCTGAACTACTTTGTGATGTAATTAAAAGGTTGGAAGCAAGTGAAAGTACATGGCCATCACGCAAGCACGTTGTTTCCTGCGCAGCTGTTTGCCGATCATGGAGGGGGATGTGTAAAGAGATCGTCAGGAGTCCAGAGTTTAGTGGAAAGCTCACTTTCCCAGTATCCTTGAAACAG CCTGGGCCTCGAGATGGAACCATTCAATGCTTCATTAAGAGggataaatcaaaattaacttaTCATCTCTACCTGTGCCTCAGCCCTG CTGTGCTTGTTGAGAATGGGAAGTTCCTCCTATCTGCAAAAAGGAACCGCCGAACAACCTGCACAGAGTACATTATATCGATGGATGCTGACAACATATCAAGATCGAGCAACACTTATATCGGAAAGTTGAG GTCAAATTTCCTTGGCACAAAGTTCATAATCTATGACACCCAACCACCATACAATGGGGCTGCCCTCTGTCCACCACCTGGACGAACAAGCCGCAGATTCTACTCCAAGAAAGTCTCTCCAAAGGTCCCATCTGGCAGTTACAACATAGCTCAGGTGACATATGAGCTGAATGTTCTTGGCACCAGAGGCCCAAGGAGGATGCACTGCATCATGTACTCCATTCCTGCTTCTGCCCTCGAGCCGGGTGGCACAGTCCCTGGCCAACCTGATCACCTCCTTCCTCGCTCTCTAGACGACTCATTCCGCAGCATGTCCTTCTCCAAGTCCTCTATCATGGACCGCTCCATGGATTTTAACAGCTCTCGCTTCTCCGACATCACTGGAGGGATCCAGGAGGgagatgaagaggaggagaataagGAGGTGAGGCCTCTTGTGCTCCGCAACAAGCCTCCTAGATGGCATGAACAGCTGCAGTGCTGGTGCCTCAATTTCCGGGGCCGGGTTACTGTCGCCTCCGTCAAGAACTTCCAGCTCATCGCTGCAACACAGCCTGCTGCAGGAGCTCCCACGTCATCCCAGCCAGCGCCATCGGAGCACGACAAGATCATACTACAGTTTGGCAAGGTGGCGAAGGATATGTTCACCATGGACTACCGATATCCACTCTCGGCCTTCCAGGCATTCGCCATCTGCCTGAGCAGCTTCGACACCAAGTTAGCTTGTGAATAG